Within the Equus przewalskii isolate Varuska chromosome 1, EquPr2, whole genome shotgun sequence genome, the region CCCTCATTTTATTTCTGACTGAGGTTTTGGTCTTTGCTCAGGGTTGCACAGGTTCTAAGTAGCAGAGTCATcattgaacccaggtctgtctgattctaaaTCCTGTTCCCTTTCCACTTTGCTACTCTGTTGTCCGTATCACACACAAAATGTCTTTTGGTTCAGAAACATGGATGAAGTGAGGCACCAAAAAGCATTGGACAGGACAACACTTTAGAAGCCAGAAGAGCTAGGTTCCAAGCTTGACTTTTACTAATTGGGTAATCCTATCATAAGTTAGAAAATCACCCCTGACCTCATCTTTTTTATCTATGAACCAGCAGGTTATGTTAGACCATCTGGACTTTCCTTTataattctaaattctaaaagGCTGACATATTTAGTATTTCAGTAAATACTTTGAAAGGGCTTCTGAGCAGccttattttgtattaaataataGTATAGCTGGCTATGGTATGTTAAGGTCTCGGATTggtatagtttatttttattccttaattcagtaaatgaaactttattttagCCGCTTTTGTATATTCTATGTACTTTTTCTgtctaaaaataacatttttttaaatgtaaattgttcTTCTGAGCCTCATAATAAATGGAAATGCTGACCATTACAATTTTAgggaaaacttaaaaatgaaaatgtatttaaagtttatatttgcTTTCCTGAATACTTCACTATTGCTAGTTTATACAAAAAAGTGACCTTAAAtagtgatttaatattttttttaatatttttattttctggaataatattttttaatattattctggaacttttttgttttgtaatagtTGCTCTCCTTTGGTGAAAAGCAGTGTGTGTTCATCAGTAAAGTTGTCGTACACTTGAAGCCAGTTTCAGCAAATTCTTCAACAAACTCTCCGGCTCTAGGATCAAGGATAGACCTTGACAGGGTCCAAACCATCATGGAGTCCATGGGGTCTAAGTTATCACCTGGAGCTCAGCAACTGATAAATATGGTTAGATTGCAGCAGCAGGTAAGTAGAAATGGATTTCTTTTCAGATAccattaaaaatgtcaaaataatagctttttatAAGGACATGTAGCGACTTAAATGTTTTGTTTGAACTTTTactcttgatttatttttgtttacttttataaaatagcaTTTGGTACACCTACtctcttacaaaatatttttgttacagaTCTTCACAATTTCCCGTGAATTCACTCACTCTTTCATTCAGCAAGTGTTTATTCGGCACCTTCTCAGTGAATAAGGCACTGTTTTGAGCATGTTAAAAGGTTCAAAGATCATCTGTCAATAGCCTGTCTTTAATGATCTCTATGGTCTCATTTTATCTAGGCCTTTAAAGAAGAAGTGTGGGATTAGGCAAGTAAATTTGGAGAGATGcagtttgagagagagaaaatagtatGGATTAAATCTTCAGTACTAGAAGAAATAGGATATAGCTAGGAGATGTATAgaagttcatttttcttaagtGAAGAAGTGATAAAGTTTAAAGTAGATTGGGACTGGATCATAGAGGGCTttgaatgctatttttaaaagtttgtaggTGTTTTTGAcctacattttaagaaattccaATTCACTGTTATGTGTAAGATGGATCAGAAGGAGAGATGAATCAGTAGAAAGGGAGACTATAAGGAGAGCAGCTACATGTTCTTTCCCTCATCCAGATGAAAGTTAAAGAGGGTCTAAAAGTGGACATAGTAACATGATGCTGGATTGAGAGGTGCTAAAACAATGGAGCGATTAGGACTTGACAACTAAGTTAATACTGATATTACGAGAGAAAAATAGTGTCAGACGTGAAATTGCAGTTTTGAATATGGCAATACCAATAATATAATGTAAATGGAACCCAAGGGAGGAGGCTACTTTGGGAAAAAGGAGTTTAATATGGGGAAAATTGAGTTCCAGATGTGAATAAAACATTACCTTGGATGATGTGAGCATTTGGAAACAGGATTGGGGGTGGTGGAATGGAAGGGAAGTTTGAGAGATGAGAGATGTAGCCCTAGGAGATGATAAGGAAAGTGGTGAGAGAAGATGCTGGAGCAAGGAAGAAAGATCCTCAGAGCAGCTACATTTGGTAAGAATatagggagaggaaaaaggaaccaGAAGAGTGGAAGACAGCTGTGTGataaagtagcaagagaaaagattTGTCAGGAGACCTGAATTCAAGTTCTGCTGCTGACATTATTAGTTCTGTCTTACTTGGCATTACTTCATCCTTTTGAGGAATTTCTTCATGTTTATGATCTAAATGATAATACTGCTAAGATCATAGGATTAATGTGAACGTTTGAAAGAAATAGTACAAATGAAAAACTCATGTAACTTTGTGAGATTTACCAATATTAATTAAGTACAAATATCGTTGAAGCAGTGGGCAGATATAGGAGAGTTGATGGTGATTATGGAAACCATGGAAAGGAGAGTTTCAAAAAGAACAAGGtccatactttttttcttttgatgaggaagattcaccctgagctaacgtctgtgccagtcttcctctattttgtatgtgggttgctgccacagcatggctgctgatgaatagcgtaggtctgcacccaggatccaaacctgggccgccaaagcggagtgtgccaaacttaaccactaggccatggggccagaccccatacttttctttctctggtaCCATTATCTCATCTCATTACCTCAGGAGGTTCCTAACTGGTCCTCCTGCTCCACTGCAATCCGTTCTCCACAGAGCAACCAGAATGATCTCAAAGGGTAAATCAGACTTGCCCTTCCCCTGTGTAAAGCCCCCTATTGCTTCCCATCACACTCAGAATTAGTCTAGATTCCTTACCCTGGCATCTAAGATCTGGGTCCTCCTTGTCTTCTcaacctcatctcccaccacACTTCTAGATGCCTTGCTATAGACATTCAGGTGTGTGTATTCCCTGCTTATCCAAATGTGTTCCCACCTCAGGCCCTTCACACCCTCAACTGTTCTCTTTCACCAGAATCCCTTTCCCCAGACCTTGGCATAGctggctttttctttctattcagaTTTCAGCTTAAATGTTACATGCTGAATGAGACCCTCTCCAACCACTCGGTTTAAATTAGCCTTTCCCTCCAAATCTATATCATATTTTCATCAGAGCCTTCTTggctatttttgttgtttatgtaTTGGTCTGTTTATCTCATTAAGATATAAACTTCACGCAAACAGGGACCTGGTCTGTCTTGTTTATAGCtccaaataaatatacaatatatattccCCTTGAATTATCAACTAAGTACTCCTTGGAGATTTTCAGGGCATCAGTTTGAATAATGATGAGATGGAAATCAGATTTTGAGGAATTAGGTTGTAAATGGGTAGTTGGAATGGGAAAGTATCCCGCGTAAAATGGATTTGTTTCAAGAATGATAGAGATAAGGAGCCTGCCTCGGAATCCTTTGGAATGTTTATAAAGTGCAGATGCCTGGCCCTCACCAATGATCTGCAACCCAGAGGGTGGGATCCAGGAATCAGTATTTTAGATAGGCATCCCCCAGGGAGTCTTAGGCATAGTGTAGTTTAAGAACAAATGTTTGAGGGGAAGAATCCAGTGGAGATAGAgattgaaaatgtaaaaacaagaagaaattagTTTTTTGCACGAGATTTTGGCAACATTAGAGGAggttaatgagttaaataaaatcaattcatggactgatttttatgttttaaaaacttaactttgggaaaaaaagtaacatgGATAGTAGTTTTTTTTGCCATGTCTTTAAGTTGTTTTTGGTTTAATTCCAAAAGTGTAATACATTTTCTTTGCCATGAATTTCAATCAATTCAGAAGTGTGTTAAGTAAATTGTAaaagtgctttcccagctttcaATGTATTCCCCAGCTTGGTGTGTATCCTTCTAGAGTCTTCTATGCATATAGAAACACTACAAGTCCTCCCACCCAACATATGTGTTATAACTTGCTTTCCCCACATACACGCTAAATAATTGCATATGGGAAAATTTGGGGAACACCCTGGGGAAGAAAGGTGATACAGTTCAATCTTCTTTTCAACATGCTAATAAAAGACTTCTTAGTGGGGAGGCTGTATTTGTGGAATGATTCTTACAGCGTATACCTGGTCCTCTAGGACTGCTTATTGTTAACAAACCAGGAATCTATGGAAAGTCTCCCTGAAAATGTCATGTACGCTGTGTAACTATTTGTTGAGTATCAGGTAGGGATGTTCCATGATCAGTACTGCTCCTTCTGTGGAAGTGCTGTAACCACACACATTGTTTGGAACCTTCATAGATTAATTTGGGCAGGACCTGTCCTGAAGGGGAAAGAAAGGACCTGGGGAGCTGCCTTACAAGCCCTGAACCTCTCCCTGCTTCACCTGTGCCTTGTGATTagctattttcttatttccttgtaTTGGAAGTTCAGGTTTGCAGGCTttgatttgtttttgctttagcAATTTAGAATAATTGAATAGTTGTTCTGTATCaaagtgcctagcatatagtTAGCATTTAATGTCATCTGAATGAAAGGATGTGCCccattttctcaaagaagatatattcaGTTATTCAAGATTTACACTGTTTACTTTTATCACCTTTggaataaaaatcttttttcttgcttttttaaggtgataattatttgtatttttatttatttatttatttttttttatttattttttttttttattattttttttttttagatttttttatttttctccccaaagccccccagtacatagctgtatattcttcgttgtgggtccttctagttgtggcatgtgggacgctgcctcagcgtggtctgatgagcagtgccatgtccgcgcccaggattcgaaccgacgaaacactgggccgcctgcagcggagcgcgcgaacttaaccactcggccacggggccagccccttatttgtatttttataataaaacaagtTAGTCTTTTCAGAAATCCTACAAGATGTTCAGAGATAAACGcttaatttttcagaaatctaGGGATATATGTGCACATCTATGAACTTATGTGTCCACACATATACatagttctttacatattcatatataagtATATGGACATAATTCTACATAAATGCTTTCATGTTCTTTTAGGCTGCTCTATAACCATTTTCCACATAACACATGACACAGACCCTAGGCAataagtatatataaattattttatacatattccTCTGCCTACTTTCAAGCGGGTTTGATGTGCCTTGCCAGGCAACAtaacacagcaaagaaaattaagaattaaatagaatcaaatgaaaggaagcagaagaatggccACAAGCAGCTAAAGTTGGTTCATTTACTGTACTGCCACATAGACTCACTTGtgaatttcttcatatttaataccaagaaaaaaaaaatcaccttaagAGCTTTCATCTGAGAAAAATATGACTAATTTTTATAATCAGtgaatttcttataaataatcaaaatattatgatgtattagaaaagaaaaactcccaTAGCAAATACCTTATTTGcatttggatttttctgtttaaaatttctGCAAAATTTAATTGTCACGTACAATTTTGACATTGATTCCACTGTAAATATGATTGCTGGTTGTGtagaattttcagttttctatcatAAAGTTTTTTTGCAGTATTTATACCAGTGCCAAAAATCATTGAGCTTTGCCATTATGATTGAGTAAAGCTCCTTTCCTCCAAGttgtctaattttaaaattttgtatatatgaTTGTATATAGTTCTTCATCTTCTAGGAATAATTTAAAGTTTACTTGAAACTTGCATTCAATAGAAGAAGATAACATTTCTTTATAAAGAGCATTCCTCCAAAGTGCCATTCAGTAAAAGAAGTTCCATGGGGActctcctgctcccaccccaccGGCTTTCCTGGCTCTCATTATTcccctttcctgctttatctttccTTAAAGTAATTATCACCATCTTCATCTACATGTTGTATTGTCTGTTTGTCTTTGTTGTCTCACTCAGCCTGCTCCCTTAGAATATAGGGTCCACAGAtcaacaatttttgttttgttcagtgtCTTGTTTCCAGTGCCTGAAACAGTGCCTCACACAAAGTAGATttctggtaaatatttgttgaatgaatgaattttggaCTGACTTAATCCaggaatcattttttttaatatctgaaaaatatatgGACTGAGTTTCTTTGGCTAATCTTGTGTAATACTCTTCTCAGTCTCTCTCATTAGATGTTGAGCAACAATGAGTATAAGACGATATCCCCCGATAAGAATCCCTAGTAGAGTTCTATGTTTGGAATTTAGGATAGAGCCATATAATTAACAGTTAGCTAGACTATATAGAGgtagttttgcttttctcttgtggaAAAATTGAAGAGCATAACAAGAACATGCACACCTGTATAGGAGACACTGTAACCTCCTCTCAAAAGTGACCCAGAATCTTCTCAGAAAATAACATAGCATAGCCAGTTGAGTTGAGGCAACAAAACATCACCTATTATCCTACAAATTATTAAAGCAGACATAGCCAAAAAGTAGCTCATTTTCATCAGTGAAAATGTCACATATGTACCCATAGAACATCTGGTGTATCCTCCATGAAAACTAGTTGCAAAAGATATCCTTAGGTTGGCTTACCGTTTGTGAAAGTTGACAGATGATATTTAATTCTATGAAAATTATTATTGTGACTCAGTTGAGAATACTAcattttattactataaattaAGGGGGCCTCTGTagtagaaacattaaaatatgccAGTGCAATTTTCCTAAGTATGCTagtatgtattttaatattttcttaggaaaaacaaCAGTGAAACGATTAAACACCCtgactctgggggctggccccatggccgagtagttaagttcgcgtgctctgctgcaggtggcccagtgtttcgttggtttgaatcctgggcgcagacatggcactgctcatcaaaccatgctgaggcagcatcccacataccacaactagaaggacccacaacgaagaatatacaactatgtaccggggggctttgggggggaaaaaggaaaaaaataaaatctttggggaaaaaaaaaaagccctgactCTGGAGttaggtggcctgggttcatgtcccagttctgccacttactagctgtgttacCATGACCAAGTACCTTTAGCCTTGGTCTCCTCAACTTAATTTTTGGATAATCATTGTGGCCTGCTTTATACAAatgttttgaggatcaaatgagtgaATGCACATTGCCTAACTCTAAATTACTCCAaaagttagctgttattattattaacagtaCTAGTAACATTTCTGTATTTACCTTGCTTAGAATTGTATTCCCATTGGAGAGCAGCTTCAGTCGGTTTTGGGAAATACTGGACACAAGCATATGATTGACCTACAATCATCGTCTACTTCaggagccttcagcaagtcatcgTCCACACCTTTTCCTTTTAGAACTGGATTGACATCTGGAAATGTGCCTGAAAACTTAAAAGCTTACATTGATAAAAGTACGCAGCCACTTGGTGGAGGAAATATTACAAACCTTGAAGAGCGTAAAATTGTGCCGCAAAATCATTCTCTTCTTGAGAATGATCTGAAAAATGCAGTATCTTCTTTCCTATCAAAGAAAGCAAGTGACAACTCAAATATACCAAATTCTGAGCTGCTGCCTTTTCTCCAGAATTTATGTAGTCAAGTTAACCATCTCCGTGTGGGACATAACACCAAGTGGCCGGAAAACATCACCAAGCCTGGGGAAGGCGTTGGTGTTGCgtaagtatttattttaagaaaatgtggtTTAGATTTGGTACATAGGAGAATCAACTGGAAGAAAACAAGTTTGTTTCAGTAACTACTGCCTGAAAATGTTTCCAGAGATAATTTTAGGAGCTTTTACATTTTACCATTAACACTTAGAGGAAGTACATATTCTACAGAGTAGAATGGATTGCTTTGAAAGAAGTACCTAAAACTGGTGATGTTGACCACTTCTCAAGTATTTTATGGAAGGGGTACAAGTGTCCAAAAGAAGTTGGAGTAGAAAGTTATCTGTGAGAATGAAGAGGGAGTGCAGGAACAGTACTATGTACATTTTTTCCCTGATTTTACTAAATGAGCCATTGTAATGGATTTTCTTTGTAGATCATGTTTGACCTGGCTAATTTTAGAattatcaaaacatttttttttttaaagtttggcagctgagctaacaactgttggcaatcttttcttttttctgctttttctctccaaatctccccagttcatggttgtatattttagttgtgggtccttctagttgaggcacgtgggatcctgcctcagcatggcctaatgaggggtgccatgcccgtgcccaggatccgaactggcgaaaccttgggccatcgaagcggagagcacaaacttaaccacttggccatggtgcgGCCCCCAGAGtcatcaaaacatttttaagctCATAATTATTTGTAGGTTACAGGCCCTTATTCCCTGATCTCATAATTCCAATTTTTTGGCAATCCTGGTTTGATTGAGGGGTGGCTAAGTATTTAGTATATTCCCCATCCTTTATGTAGATGTAATGTGTCATAATATTGTACTAGTCTGGAATTCTGAACTCCAGTCATAGTCCTGGCTTAACTATTTTGCCttactgtttaaatcttttggcttagatttttttttattgagttcataataggttacatcaatgtgagatttcagttgtacattatttcttgtgtcaccacataagtgctcctcTTCATCCCCtgtgcccccttcccctggtaaccactgaactgctttctttgtccctgtgtttgttcatattccacatatgtgtgaaatcatctggtatttgtctttctcagtctggcttattttgcttagcataattccctccaggtccttccatgttgttgcaaatgggatgaatttgtctttttttctggctgagtagtattccattctatatatatacaccacatcttctttatccaatcatcagtcactgggcacttggattgtttccatgtcttggctattgtgaatactgctgcgaTGAATATGGGGTgcatatgtcactttggattgttgattccAAGTTGTTTgagtagatactcagtagtgggatacctgagtgatatggtagttctgtttttagtattttgaggaatctccatactgttttccatagtggctgcatcagtttgcattcccaccagcagtgtatgagggttcccgtctctccacaccctctccaatatttgttatttttagtcttagtgattatagacattttaacaggggtaaggtggtatcttagtgtagttttgatttgcatttccctgatgattagtgacgttgaacatcttttcatgtgtttattggccatctgtatatcttctttggaaaactgtctgttcatatcctctgcccattttttgatcaggctgtaggctgtttgttttcttattgttcagatgtgtgagttccttatggagattaaccccttgtcagatatatgatttgcaaatattttctcccagttggtgggttgtctctttgttttgatcttagtttcttttgctttgcagaagctctttagtctgatgaactcccgcttgtttattttttcttttgtttcccttgtctgagaagacatggtatttgaaaagatcctttttagttcagtGTCAAAGGGTATactacctgtattttcttccaggagttttatagttttaggacttatcaagtctttgatccattttgagtttatttttgtgtatggcgtgagatgaTGGTgtgccttcattcttttgcatgtggctgtccaggtttcccaacaccatttattgaagagactgtcttttctccatcatatgttcttggcacctttgtccaAGATTAGCTGTCtctagatgtgcagttttatttctaggctttcagttctgttccattgatgtgtgtgcctatttttgtaccagtaccatgctgttttgatcactatggctttgtagtacattttgaagtcagggattgtgatgcctccagctttgttgttttttctcaggattgctttagcagtttggggtctttggttgccccatatgaattttaggatcctttgttctatttccatgaagaatgtcattgggattgcagtgaatctgtagattgctttgggtagtatggacattttaactatgtttattcttccgatccatgtgcatggaatctctttccacctctttatgtcattatcagtttctttcaataatgtcttagtcttcattgtataaatccttcacctccttagttaaattttttcctaggtactttattcttttagttgcgattgtaaatggaattgtattcttgagttctctttctgtaagttcgttattagagtacagaaaagcaactgatttttgtaaattgattttggaccctgcaactttactgtagttgttaattatttcttagttttccaatggattctttggggttttctatatgtaagatcatgtcatctgcaaacagcaagagtttcacttcttctctccctatttggattccttttattcctttctcttgcctaattgctctggccaaaacctccagtactatgttgaagaagagtggtgagagtaggcacccttgtctgttactgttctcagagggaaggcgttcagtttttgcctattgagtctgatgttggctgtggttttgtcatatatggcctttattatgttgaggtaatttccttctatccccattttgttaagagtttttatcaaaaatggctgttgggtcttgtcaaatgctgtctctgcatctattgagatgatcatgtgctttttattcctcaatttgtttttGTAGTatatgacattgattgatttgcggatgttgcaccatccctgtgtccctggtataaatcccacttgatcacgatgtatgatctttttggtgtattgctgaattcaagttaccaaaattttgttgaggatttttccatctatgttcatcaatgatatcggcctgtagttttccttttttgtgttgtccttgtcaggctttggtatcagagtgatgttggccttgtagaatgtgttaggaagtgttccatcttccctgatAATTTGGAATTGATGGAGAAGGATAGaaattaaatcctctctgaaagtttggtagaattccccagggaagctgtctggtcctggggtttcattgtttgggatgcttttgattactgtttcaatctctttccttgtgattggtctattcagattgtctgctgCTGCTTGAtttagctttgggaggttgtaagagtctaagaatctatccatttcctctagagtatccattttgttggcatatggtttttcgcagtattctcttataatctgtagtgtttctgtggtgtctgttgttatttctcctctttcatttctaattttgtttatctgagctttctctgtttttctttgtaagtctggctaggggtttgtcaattttctttatcttctcaaagaaccaggtctttgtttcattgatcctttctactgccttttttgtttcaatagcatttatttctactgtgatttttattatttctttccttctactgactgtgggctttgtttgttgttctttttctaattctgttaggtataacttgaggttgcttatttgggatttttcttaattgttaaagtgtgcctgtattgcgatgaatttccctcttaataggcttttgctgcatctcatatgagcTGGTATGggatgttatcattttcatttgtctccagatattttttgatttctcctttaatttcttcagtgatcccttgcttgttcaatagcatgttgtttagtctccacatctttgtccctctctcagcttttctcttgtaattaatttttagctttatagcattgtgatcagaaaagatgcttgttattatttcaattttcttaaatttattgaggcttgccttgtttccaaacatatggtctatccttgagaatgttccgtgtgcgcttgagaagaatgtgtattctgctgttttgggatagagtgttctatatatgtctattaagtccaactggtttagcttttcatttaatttcactgtttccttgttgattttctgtctggatgatctatccattgatgtgagtggagtgttgaggtctcctgctattattgtgttattattaatatcttcttttagatttgttaatagttgctttatgaactttggtgctcctgtgttgggtgcatagatacttaTAAGTGTTCTTTCTtattgatggagtgtccctttgatcattatgtactgcccctcattgtctctctttgcctgtcttatcttgaagtc harbors:
- the LOC103560223 gene encoding ATPase PAAT-like isoform X3, giving the protein MRGPGPEPPSRPGWSRRPGLRLGGAAGAACPGVRRAGGTGGAAWPDLVVLRSSPSGRDGNPCFLYLRCDPEGGEEIASVGVLSSARNMEVYLGEEYCGTGRGQSVRGALGGSEHEIILYKKYLKLESSTQACKIKLLSFGEKQCVFISKVVVHLKPVSANSSTNSPALGSRIDLDRVQTIMESMGSKLSPGAQQLINMVRLQQQNCIPIGEQLQSVLGNTGHKHMIDLQSSSTSGAFSKSSSTPFPFRTGLTSGNVPENLKAYIDKSTQPLGGGNITNLEERKIVPQNHSLLENDLKNAVSSFLSKKASDNSNIPNSELLPFLQNLCSQVNHLRVGHNTKWPENITKPGEGVGVAMEEQPVCSYLEKILSKNMELMEKKLMDYIDQQMYKLQEHIDNKIALLMDLLQNPHSPGTGTPLRHYDSGERLSNGER
- the LOC103560223 gene encoding ATPase PAAT-like isoform X4, with translation MRMRVSSRRFSPSWSGPDLVVLRSSPSGRDGNPCFLYLRCDPEGGEEIASVGVLSSARNMEVYLGEEYCGTGRGQSVRGALGGSEHEIILYKKYLKLESSTQACKIKLLSFGEKQCVFISKVVVHLKPVSANSSTNSPALGSRIDLDRVQTIMESMGSKLSPGAQQLINMVRLQQQNCIPIGEQLQSVLGNTGHKHMIDLQSSSTSGAFSKSSSTPFPFRTGLTSGNVPENLKAYIDKSTQPLGGGNITNLEERKIVPQNHSLLENDLKNAVSSFLSKKASDNSNIPNSELLPFLQNLCSQVNHLRVGHNTKWPENITKPGEGVGVAMEEQPVCSYLEKILSKNMELMEKKLMDYIDQQMYKLQEHIDNKIALLMDLLQNPHSPGTGTPLRHYDSGERLSNGER